A window of Festucalex cinctus isolate MCC-2025b chromosome 6, RoL_Fcin_1.0, whole genome shotgun sequence contains these coding sequences:
- the polq gene encoding DNA polymerase theta isoform X2 produces the protein MSAPGPSLKRKCYMGQHKIKKKKSDEQAHGDSLLKTTDYLSGRGGTMGVALGESTLALDEEILHVMHTVHPGNNASDAQQKFHVSTDEEFHSIQENVLKQNDKKPSRRANCKELAQRLEFCEDFKESQQPAGCQKSIDSPTASACVRKYTTHHQGDETSTFEQKLSCNKDQKGLKNANARPSHDASGDYILFSPTHIAAAAKRSKLQQSPQNQSASVLTVPSGLEHCTLSDTLPQPGLALCVPDAQSDKLLLSSWGLPTPVLECYRKHRVTHMFDWQAQCLSLGQVLQGGNLVYSAPTSAGKTLVSELLMLKRVLETKRKALLILPFVSVAKEKMHYLQSVFEEAGVRVDGFMGSTSAAGGFTAVDVAVCTIEKANSLINRLIEEGNMDLLGMVVVDELHMVGDSGRGYLLELLLTKIRYVAQKRNTPGSLSEVVQIVGMSATLPNLSLLADWLGAEFYQTDYRPVPLQEHLKVGCSIYDKSLSVVRQFTPALPIKGDDEHIVSLCYETVREGHSVLLFCPSKNWCEKLADSIAREFYNLKHTEREGDSEPQPVCLDQEGLVGVIAQLSRTPAGLDPILKRTVPWGVAFHHAGLTFDERDVLEGAFRQGMVRVLAATSTLSSGVNLPARRVIIRTPTFNGHLLDPLTYKQMAGRAGRKGVDTTGESVLVCKEAERQKGIGLLTGALQPIRSCLVKREGEGVTTSMLRAILEIIVGGVAKTPQDVRLYASCSLLAASMKSNSKEETKEESNKGAIEACVEWLMENEFISVQKDGQEEQYCPTQLGAATLSSSLSPTEALGIFADLQRAMKGFVLENDLHILYLITPLYAEWTTIDWYQFFCLWEQLSSSMKRVAELVGVQEGFLARSVGGKLVAKTEMQRRQMAIHKRFFTTLVLQDLVKEVPLGAVASKYNCNRGQLQSLQQSAAKYAGMVTVFCRRLGWGNMELLLSQYQIRLSFGVQRELVDLVRVSLLTATRARALYAQGLRTVAELARASVADVEKALRSIVPFKSSKRAVDESEMEAVERRNLRCVWVSGGRALTEQEAADAIVSEAKLLLQGDLAQLGIQWDPATLPSDAPAVRSPQEGQTDGVKGHQEEDTVQLKKADMTVIKAKVEKQNKKDLSAREKCSMTKGNNEQRKESKADEKESEDKLEKKAPRSKEMNILVPEGVSVRKETHQSNGPLRSMTQELAEIVSSPMLQLQQPPEPDLPLMPLPRLRAPSSRLKEDPIIHTKTSVIDDASRLVVSPMQPGKLKHSRILNKVLQSIQTDKKPQDSTRLMSHHLNAVEFVPGPAQDAPTTLPLDKQVDMSDSSRPALASLFTPETKRRREEDAEADFISSPDLYSGEDPNEEVQQELKQGEEMFGDSFELDTQTERIIVQTELENSDTNHGHVRDLNDVQEEAMAEAGVQQDNKDGSAGVEAPNSKRPLFNISLTDSQMELILDTSHQNSADNNDDNAAAVEDPNRSSSFLFDSLYVNSLSPHQADEDRSANEEQHSQQARGIHPRLSPQEKRRSELLANQEAEKHEAIQWGESSFNLSEWGDSLLVGEHFLERQEAGRLEGHVLPDEHLTPAQVEQQCLLPETSEERLSEECNKKEQEGEIISVPADDVISKQSLAPQITLYCSPGLQEIFDCWPSMSDQPVQNSPLGHMDNNKQIPPLYCQQAPRKSPPSLQNRRKCPKPINTNPESDSVQPQTSRESTEIGTLRAGCAGDLIPPTQETPSVTPRIKLTTTSIQSPVTLQPLSQSTPSGILPGKPPKCCTSVLTGAFSKSKNMTRESEQRTKGTSGSRHQSPTNPNRSPSLDCYEGFSLQLSQDASLSSSNCSAFSIIDVSSDKYLFDTFVKEWKTKERYSLALAYERVEHQLETEEEIGGKHKRAQQKLQGADGFPVRGSDGLLLIGLSVCWGARDAFYVSFQRKQNKGLSLSLAPPDLDEGLPVGERLEHVKALLSRPSAATVVTYDVIQVYKKLVLSCGISLEGKCEDPKVACWLMDPSTEARTLANMITVYCPEELPLLDGLGNAHAHCPRVRAATTSVLVYTVMNHLNTLLDKDGMLESFRSVEMPSQVCLALLELNGMGFSVDECERQKHVMQAKLAALECQAYELAGHNFSLTSVDDIAQILFLELHLPPNGDVGASKSKKTLGYTRRGGGRVRLGKQFSTTKDVLEKLRPLHPLPGVILEWRRITNALTKVVFPLQREKQYHATLAMDRIYPIAQTHTATGRVSFTEPNIQNVPKDFDIDMPTVVEESPPSQDGRYKSKHGKKKRSLATSVPNSEAANRGPSFSVSMRHAFVPFSGGMILAVDYSQLELRVLAHLSKDQRLLQVLNGGADVFRCIAAEWKSVDPDTVDDNLRQQAKQICYGIIYGMGAKSLGEQMGVEENDAACYIESFKARYKGINCFLKETVKKCIKDGYVQTLMGRRRYLPGITSTNPHVKAHAERQAVNTTVQGSAADIVKRATINIYRRLRKTYPKAPLSHQHTHAGTGSYPRRGAHLRGAYFVLQLHDELFYETTEENLIQVAQIVKREMESAVKLYVKLKAKVKTGPSWGNLQDLDI, from the exons ATGAGTGCTCCTGGTCCTTCTCTGAAGAGAAAATGCTACATGGGACAGCACAAGATCAAGAAGAAAAAGTC CGATGAGCAAGCTCACGGTGACAGCTTGTTAAAGACAACCGATTATCTGTCAGGTAGAGGTGGCACAATG GGTGTTGCGCTCGGGGAGTCCACACTGGCTCTTGATGAAGAGATCCTGCATGTAATGCATACGGTCCACCCAGGGAATAATGCATCTGATGCACAGCAAAAGTTTCACGTTTCTACAGACGAAGAATTTCACAGCATCCAGGAAAATGTCTTGAAACAAAATGACAAGAAACCATCTAGGAGAGCCAACTGCAAAGAACTCGCTCAGCGACTTGAATTCTGTGAGGACTTCAAAGAATCACAGCAGCCTGCTGGGTGTCAGAAGAGCATAGATTCACCAACAGCTTCTGCATGCGTCAGAAAATATACAACACATCACCAAGGGGATGAAACATCCACTTT tGAGCAGAAGCTTTCTTGTAACAAGGACCAAAAAGGacttaaaaatgcaaatgcacgtCCGTCTCATGATGCTTCTGGGGACTACATTTTGTTCAGTCCCACACACATTGCTGCTGCTGCGAAGAGGTCCAAACTGCAGCAATCACCACAAAATCAGTCCGCCTCCGTGCTGACGGTTCCCAGCGGCTTAGAGCACTGTACTCTCAGTGACACCTTACCTCAGCCAG GCTTGGCCTTGTGTGTTCCTGACGCACAATCAGACAAGCTGTTGTTATCCAGTTGGGGGTTACCTACCCCAGTATTGGAGTGTTACCGCAAACACCGAGTAACACACATGTTTGACTGGCAGGCTCAGTGCCTCAGTCTTGGCCAGGTTCTGCAGGGTGGTAACCTGGTCTACTCTG ctcCAACTAGTGCTGGAAAGACTCTGGTGTCTGAATTGCTGATGCTGAAGCGTGTACTGGAGACTAAAAGAAAAGCTCTCTtaattttgccatttgtttCTGTGGCCAAAGAGAAGATGCACTACCTTCAG AGTGTATTTGAAGAGGCTGGCGTGCGTGTGGACGGCTTCATGGGAAGCACATCTGCTGCTGGTGGCTTTACTGCTGTGGATGTGGCTGTCTGCACTATAGAGAAGGCTAACTCTCTCATTAACAGGCTCATAGAGGAAGGCAACATGGATTTACTAG GAATGGTTGTGGTGGATGAGTTGCACATGGTTGGAGATTCCGGAAGAGGATATCTACTTGAACTTCTCTTGACAAAAATTCGCTATGTTGCACAGAAGCGCAATACTCCTGG GTCACTTTCTGAAGTGGTGCAGATCGTAGGTATGAGCGCCACTTTGCCCAACTTGTCCCTCCTGGCCGACTGGTTAGGCGCAGAGTTTTACCAGACCGACTACAGACCGGTACCCTTGCAGGAGCATCTAAAGGTGGGCTGCAGCATCTACGACAAGAGCCTCTCTGTGGTTCGGCAGTTTACTCCAGCACTCCCAATAAAG GGCGATGACGAGCACATAGTCAGCTTGTGTTATGAGACAGTACGGGAGGGTCATTCCGTGTTGCTGTTTTGCCCCTCCAAGAACTGGTGTGAGAAACTGGCTGACAGTATCGCCAGAGAGTTCTACAATCTTAAACATACTG AACGTGAGGGCGATTCAGAACCCCAACCAGTGTGCTTGGATCAGGAGGGACTCGTGGGTGTCATAGCCCAGTTGAGTCGGACTCCAGCAGGATTGGATCCCATTCTGAAGCGCACTGTTCCATGGGGCGTGGCATTTCACCATGCTG GTCTGACTTTTGACGAACGTGACGTGTTGGAGGGAGCGTTCCGTCAGGGCATGGTCAGAGTGTTGGCTGCCACCTCCACCCTCTCGTCGGGGGTCAACCTCCCCGCCCGCAGGGTCATCATCCGAACCCCGACCTTCAACGGACACTTGCTGGACCCGCTTACATACAAACAGATGGCTGGACGAGCAGGGAGGAAAGGAGTGGACACCACGG GTGAGAGTGTGCTGGTGTGTAAGGAGGCGGAGCGTCAGAAAGGTATTGGCCTCCTCACAGGTGCTCTCCAGCCAATCAGGAGCTGCTTGGTGAAAAGGGAGGGAGAAGGCGTCACCACCAGCATGCTGCGAGCCATTCTGGAG ATCATTGTGGGAGGAGTAGCCAAAACTCCACAGGATGTGAGGTTGTATGCCTCATGTTCACTTCTGGCTGCCAGCATGAAAAGTAACAGTAAAGAGGAGACGAAGGAAGAAAGCAACAAGGGGGCAATTGAGGCCTGTGTTGAATGGCTCATGGAAAATGAATTTATCAGTGTCCAAAAAGACGGACAAG AGGAGCAATACTGTCCCACTCAGCTCGGTGCTGCCACTCTATCGTCCTCCCTTTCGCCGACCGAGGCACTTGGAATATTTGCAGATCTCCAGCGAGCAATGAAGGGCTTTGTGCTGGAAAATGACCTGCACATTCTCTATCTg ATCACTCCATTGTATGCAGAATGGACCACAATAGATTGGTATCAATTCTTCTGTCTGTGGGAGCAGCTGTCCTCATCGATGAAGAGAGTGGCCGAGTTGGTGGGCGTCCAAGAGGGTTTCCTGGCCCGCTCAGTCGGGGGGAAACTTGTCGCCAAGACTGAGATGCAACGCAGACAAATGGCAATTCACAAAAG GTTCTTTACCACTCTCGTACTGCAGGATCTGGTGAAAGAGGTACCTTTGGGAGCAGTGGCATCCAAATACAACTGCAATCGAGGGCAGTTGCAGTCTCTCCAACAGTCCGCTGCCAAATATGCAG GTATGGTGACGGTGTTCTGCCGGCGTCTGGGCTGGGGCAACATGGAGCTGCTGCTGTCGCAGTACCAGATCAGGCTGAGCTTCGGCGTCCAGCGTGAGCTTGTGGACTTGGTAAGGGTTTCCCTTCTGACTGCGACAAGGGCCCGAGCGCTCTACGCGCAAGGCCTGCGCACCGTCGCCGAACTTGCCAGGGCTTCAGTCGCTGATGTGGAGAAAGCTCTGAGGAGCATTGTTCCGTTTAAGAG CTCCAAGCGTGCGGTGGATGAGAGCGAAATGGAGGCTGTGGAGCGACGGAACCTCCGCTGTGTGTGGGTGAGCGGCGGGCGGGCTCTGAccgagcaggaggcggccgatGCGATTGTATCGGAGGCAAAGCTCCTCCTTCAGGGAGACTTGGCACAGCTGGGCATTCAGTGGGACCCAGCGACTCTTCCCTCTGACGCTCCTGCTGTCCGTAGCCCACAAGAAGGTCAGACTGATGGTGTTAAAGGCCACCAAGAGGAAGATACTGTTCAGTTAAAGAAGGCGGACATGACGGTTATCAAGGCGAAAGTCGAGAAGCAAAACAAGAAAGACTTGAGTGCGAGAGAAAAGTGTAGTATGACAAAAGGAAATAATGAGCAGAGAAAGGAATCCAAGGCTGATGAAAAAGAAAGTGAAGATAAGCTGGAAAAGAAAGCACCAAGAAGCAAGGAGATGAATATATTAGTGCCGGAAGGAGTTTCAGTCAGAAAGGAAACACATCAGTCAAATGGTCCATTGAGAAGTATGACACAAGAATTGGCTGAGATTGTGTCCAGCCCGATGCTTCAACTCCAACAACCTCCTGAGCCGGATCTCCCCCTGATGCCTCTTCCTCGGTTGAGAGCGCCAAGTTCCAGGTTAAAAGAAGATCCAATTATTCACACAAAGACATCAGTTATTGATGATGCTTCAAGGCTTGTGGTATCACCGATGCAGCCAGGGAAATTGAAGCATTCAAGGATCCTCAACAAAGTACTTCAATCCATACAAACTGACAAAAAGCCGCAAGACTCAACCAGGCTGATGTCACATCATTTAAACGCCGTTGAGTTTGTACCTGGTCCTGCTCAAGACGCTCCAACCACACTTCCTCTGGATAAACAAGTAGACATGTCCGACTCGTCTCGTCCTGCCTTAGCTTCATTATTCACACCTGAGACCAAGCGAAGGCGGGAGGAGGATGCAGAGGCGGACTTCATTTCATCTCCAGATCTCTACTCAGGAGAGGATCCAAATGAAGAAGTACAGCAAGAGCTCAAACAGGGGGAAGAGATGTTTGGTGACAGTTTTGAATTGGACACTCAGACTGAAAGGATAATTGTCCAGACAGAATTAGAAAACAGCGATACAAATCATGGACATGTGCGGGATTTAAACGATGTTCAAGAGGAGGCAATGGCAGAAGCTGGTGTGCAGCAGGATAACAAAGATGGAAGTGCCGGAGTTGAAGCCCCGAACAGTAAACGCCCCCTGTTCAATATTTCTCTGACCGACAGCCAGATGGAGCTCATCCTTGACACCAGTCATCAg AATTCTGCTGACAATAACGACGATAATGCTGCTGCTGTGGAGGATCCAAACAGAAGCAGCAGCTTCTTGTTCGACAGCCTGTATGTGAACTCACTGAGCCCGCACCAGGCGGACGAAGACCGATCAGCCAACGAGGAGCAGCACAGCCAGCAAGCGAGGGGCATCCACCCCCGACTGTCCCCCCAGGAGAAACGTCGCAGTGAGCTCCTCGCCAACCAGGAGGCGGAGAAGCACGAAGCCATCCAGTGGGGTGAGTCCTCTTTCAACCTGTCAGAGTGGGGCGACTCTTTGCTGGTGGGCGAGCATTTTCTGGAGAGGCAGGAGGCCGGACGCCTGGAAGGTCACGTTCTTCCTGATGAGCACCTCACACCCGCACAAGTTGAGCAACAATGTTTACTACCCGAAACGAGCGAGGAAAGGCTGAGTGAGGAATGTAACAAGAAGGAACAGGAAGGTGAAATCATCTCTGTACCAgctgatgatgtcatttcaaAACAGTCCCTCGCACCTCAGATCACCTTGTATTGCAGTCCTGGTCTGCAGGAGATATTCGATTGCTGGCCCAGTATGTCTGATCAGCCTGTGCAAAACAGTCCATTGGGTCACATGGACAATAATAAGCAAATTCCTCCTTTATACTGTCAACAGGCTCCCAGAAAGTCTCCTCCTTCATTGCAAAACAGGAGAAAATGCCCGAAGCCTATCAATACAAACCCTGAGTCAGATTCTGTGCAGCCACAAACATCACGCGAGTCAACAGAGATTGGAACGCTGAGGGCGGGCTGTGCTGGAGACTTGATACCGCCCACTCAAGAGACACCATCTGTGACACCCAGAATAAAGCTCACCACTACGTCTATCCAGTCGCCTGTCACTCTCCAGCCGCTCAGTCAGTCGACACCCTCAGGCATTTTAcctgggaaacctccaaaatgtTGCACCAGTGTTCTGACAGGAGCTTTTTCCAAATCCAAAAATATGACACGTGAATCAGAGCAGCGTACCAAGGGAACATCCGGTTCCCGACACCAATCTCCCACAAACCCCAACCGAAGTCCTTCTCTAGACTGCTACGAGGGTTTCTCTCTTCAGCTCTCCCAAGATGCATCGCTCTCCTCCAGCAACTGTAGCGCATTCTCCATCATCGACGTTTCAAGTGACAAATATCTTTTCGACACGTTCGTCAAGGAGTGGAAAACCAAAGAACGCTACTCTCTGGCTTTGGCCTATGAAAGGGTCGAACATCAGCTGGAGACGGAAGAGGAAATAGGAGGGAAGCATAAAAGAG CACAACAGAAGCTCCAAGGTGCTGATGGTTTTCCTGTAAGAGGCAGTGATGGACTGCTGCTGATTGGACTGTCTGTCTGCTGGGGAGCAAGAGATGCATTCTACGTATCCTTCCAGCgaaagcagaacaaag GACTGAGTTTAAGTCTTGCCCCTCCGGATCTGGATGAGGGTTTGCCAGTGGGTGAGAGGCTCGAGCACGTGAAGGCCCTTCTCAGCCGGCCTTCAGCTGCCACGGTTGTCACGTATGACGTCATCCAGGTGTACAAGAAGCTGGTGCTGAGCTGCGGCATCAGCTTGGAGGGGAAATGTGAAGACCCCAAA GTGGCATGCTGGCTGATGGACCCCAGCACTGAGGCGAGGACTCTAGCCAACATGATCACCGTCTACTGTCCAGAAGAGCTCCCTCTGTTGGACGGCCTTGGGAATGCGCACGCCCACTGTCCCCGTGTGAGGGCGGCGACCACTAGTGTGCTCGTATACACCGTCATGAACCATCTCAACACTCTACTAGACAAAGACGGCATGCTTG AATCCTTCCGGAGCGTCGAGATGCCCTCGCAAGTGTGTCTGGCTCTGCTGGAACTCAACGGAATGGGCTTCAGTGTTGATGAGTGTGAGAGACAAAAGCATGTGATGCAAGCCAAACTGGCAGCGCTGGAATGTCAAGCGTACGAGCTGGCGGGGCACAACTTCTCCCTTACGTCTGTCGACGACATAGCGCAG ATTTTATTCTTAGAGCTCCATCTGCCTCCAAATGGTGACGTGGGAGCGTCAAAGAGCAAGAAGACCCTCGGATACACCCGCAGAGGTGGAGGTAGAGTTCGGCTCGGGAAGCAGTTCAGCACAACCAAG GATGTTCTGGAGAAGCTACGTCCTCTGCATCCGCTCCCAGGCGTGATTCTGGAGTGGAGGAGGATCACCAATGCTTTGACGAAAGTGGTGTTCCCGCTGCAAAGGGAGAAGCAGTACCACGCTACACTGGCCATGGATAGAATCTACCCCATAGCCCAGACGCACACGGCTACAG GTCGAGTGAGTTTTACAGAGCCTAACATACAGAACGTCCCCAAAGACTTTGACATTGACATGCCCACTGTGGTGGAAGAGAGCCCACCTTCACAAGATGGCCGCTACAAGAGCAAACATGG AAAGAAGAAACGTTCTTTGGCGACGTCGGTTCCCAACAGCGAGGCTGCCAATCGAGGCCCGTCTTTCTCCGTCAGCATGAGACACGCATTTGTACCTTTCTCAG GCGGGATGATATTGGCGGTGGATTACTCCCAGCTGGAGTTGAGGGTGCTGGCTCACCTGTCCAAAGATCAGCGTCTGCTGCAGGTGCTGAACGGGGGCGCGGACGTGTTTCGTTGCATCGCCGCCGAATGGAAAAGCGTCGACCCTGACACTGTCGACGACAACCTCAGACAGCAAGCCAAGCAG ATTTGCTACGGCATCATTTACGGGATGGGAGCCAAGTCTTTAGGGGAGCAGATGGGCGTGGAGGAGAACGATGCGGCCTGCTATATTGAGAGTTTCAAGGCTAGATACAAAG GGATTAACTGTTTTCTCAAAGAAACGGTGAAGAAGTGCATCAAGGATGGTTACGTTCAAACTCTGATGGGACGTCGCAGATACCTTCCTGGAATCACCAGCACAAATCCTCATGTCAAAGCACAC GCGGAGCGTCAGGCAGTGAACACAACTGTTCAAGGCTCAGCGGCAGACATCGTTAAACGCGCCACCATCAACATCTACAGGCGGCTGAGAAAAACATACCCGAAAGCTCCACTCTCTCACCAGCACACACACGCAG GAACGGGCAGTTATCCTCGGAGAGGTGCTCACTTGAGAGGCGCATATTTTGTCCTGCAGCTCCATGATGAACTCTTCTATGAAACTACAGAAGAGAATCTCATACAG GTGGCTCAGATAGTGAAGAGGGAGATGGAGTCGGCAGTAAAACTTTATGTGAAGCTAAaagccaaagtaaaaacaggtcCCAGCTGGGGCAATTTGCAGGACTTGGATATTTAA